The following are encoded in a window of Naumovozyma castellii chromosome 8, complete genome genomic DNA:
- the SOD1 gene encoding superoxide dismutase SOD1 (ancestral locus Anc_7.477): MVKAVAVLRGTVGISGIVTFEQPTEKDDTIITYEITGNDPNALRGFHIHEFGDVSNGCVSAGPHFNPFAQTHGAPTDKVRHVGDMGNIPTDAQGVAKGTIKDSLIKLLGPTSVIGRSVVVHAGQDDLGKGGNEESFKTGNAGGRVACGVIGVTH; the protein is encoded by the coding sequence ATGGTTAAAGCAGTAGCAGTACTAAGAGGAACAGTCGGCATTTCAGGCATAGTCACCTTCGAACAACCAACAGAGAAGGACGACACCATCATAACCTACGAAATCACAGGGAACGACCCAAACGCCCTCCGTGGGTTCCATATTCATGAATTCGGTGATGTCTCCAATGGCTGTGTCTCTGCAGGTCCTCATTTCAACCCATTCGCTCAGACTCATGGGGCCCCCACTGACAAGGTCAGACATGTAGGGGACATGGGTAATATTCCTACCGATGCTCAGGGGGTCGCTAAGGGAACCATCAAGgattctttaattaaattgttGGGCCCAACTTCCGTCATTGGAAGATCCGTCGTGGTTCATGCCGGGCAAGATGATTTGGGGAAAGGTGGGAATGAAGAATCTTTCAAGACGGGGAACGCAGGCGGGAGAGTCGCCTGTGGTGTCATTGGTGTTACTCATTGA
- the VPS25 gene encoding ESCRT-II subunit protein VPS25 (ancestral locus Anc_7.474) — translation MQPLPPIYSFPPLYTRQPNSIIRNQQLNAWIDLILQYARENKCWTMAKTGTSTADPKFNIFHNESIQRSVSPMFIDEIWALMIKQSKAIVNNDNNNNYFILWQNIDSWASLILQWFEDSNKLNQVVTIYELSQGDETINWEFHQMPEPLLILALKPLCKRNRATMLKDEDGAPIAIKVI, via the coding sequence ATGCAACCGCTACCGCCCATATACTCATTCCCACCCTTATACACAAGACAACCAAACTCCATTATAAGAAACCAACAACTCAACGCATGGATCGATCTAATCTTGCAGTACGCTAGAGAAAATAAATGTTGGACCATGGCCAAGACGGGAACATCCACCGCGGATCCCAAATTTAACATATTCCATAATGAATCCATACAAAGATCCGTTTCACCAATGTTTATCGACGAAATATGGGCTCTCATGATCAAACAATCCAAGGCTATTGTCAATAACgataacaacaacaattatttCATACTGTGGCAAAACATCGACTCTTGGGCCTCTTTGATCCTTCAATGGTTCGAAGAttccaataaattgaatcaaGTGGTCACCATTTATGAATTGTCCCAGGGGGATGAGACGATAAATTGGGAATTCCATCAAATGCCCGAACCTTTGCTCATATTGGCTTTGAAACCACTTTGTAAGAGGAATAGAGCCACTATGCTcaaggatgaagatggcGCCCCCATCGCTATCAAAGTAATATAA
- the CPA2 gene encoding carbamoyl-phosphate synthase (glutamine-hydrolyzing) CPA2 (ancestral locus Anc_7.494) codes for MTSIYKSTEPSVSIFNTPSYNPQLVEGVDSVLIIGSGGLSIGQAGEFDYSGSQAIKALKESNKKTILINPNIATNQTSHSLADKIYYLPVTPEYITYIIERERPDAILLTFGGQTGLNCGVELDRTGILKKYNVKVLGTPIKTLITSEDRDLFANALKEINIPIANSIACATVDEALAAANSIKYPVIIRSAYALGGLGSGFANNDQELKQLSSQSLSLSPQILVERSMKGWKEVEYEVVRDRVGNCITVCNMENFDPLGVHTGDSIVFAPSQTLSDEEYHMLRSAAIKIIRHLGVIGECNVQYALQPDGLDYCVIEVNARLSRSSALASKATGYPLAYTAAKIALGYTLPELPNPITKTTVANFEPSLDYIVAKIPKWDLSKFQYVDRSIGSSMKSVGEVMAIGRNYEEAFQKALRQVDPSVLGFQGSDEFGDKLDDALAVPTDRRVLAIGQALIHENYTVDRVHDLTKIDKWFLFKCMNLVNMYKELEAVNSLDSLEKDLLQRAKKLGFSDKQIAVSISKNACTNVGELEVRKLRKSFGIVPFVKRIDTLAAEFPATTNYLYITYNATKNDVEFDDHGMLVLGSGVYRIGSSVEFDWCAVNTAKTLRDEGKKTIMINYNPETVSTDFDEVDRLYFEELSYERVMDIYELEQSEGCIISVGGQLPQNIALPLYENGCKILGTSPVDIDRAEDRHKFSSILDSINVGQPAWSELTSVDEAKVFADKVGYPVLIRPSYVLSGAAMSVVNNEDELKLKLTLASDVSPDHPVVMSKFIEGAQEIDVDAVAYNGKVLIHAISEHVENAGVHSGDASLILPPQNLSDKVKANLKEIADKVADAWHITGPFNMQIIKEGDKPLKVIECNIRASRSFPFVSKVLGKNFIEVAVRAFLGGDKVPEPVDLMLGKNYNYVAIKVPQFSFTRLAGADPFLGVEMASTGEVASFGKDILESYWTAMQSTMNFHVPLPGSGVLLGGDLSKEYLGQVASILAPLGYHLYTTNETTQKYIQDHVGANSPVNIIEFPRNDKRKLRELFQKYDIKSVFNLASKRAENTENLDYIMRRNAIDFAIPLFNEPQTALLFAKALSAKVAEKVNALASDKVIVPSEVRTWEEFVGFRAD; via the coding sequence ATGACTTCCATCTATAAGTCAACAGAACCCTCTGTATCCATCTTCAACACACCTTCCTACAACCCTCAACTAGTAGAAGGTGTCGACTCAGTCCTCATCATCGGTTCAGGTGGTCTATCCATCGGACAAGCTGGTGAATTCGACTACAGTGGGTCTCAAGCCATCAAAGCTCTAAAGGAATCCAACAAGAAGACAATCTTGATTAACCCAAACATCGCTACAAATCAAACTTCTCATTCTCTAGCGGACAAGATCTACTACTTGCCCGTCACACCAGAATATATCACATATATTATCGAACGTGAAAGACCTGACGCTATCTTACTAACTTTTGGTGGACAAACTGGGTTGAATTGTGGTGTCGAATTGGACAGAACTGGAATCCTAAAGAAATATAACGTTAAAGTGCTAGGGACACCAATCAAGACTCTAATTACCTCCGAGGATAGAGACCTTTTCGCTAACGCTTTGAAAGAGataaatattccaattgcCAATTCCATTGCCTGTGCTACCGTGGACGAAGCTTTAGCCGCCGCTAATAGTATCAAGTACCCTGTCATTATCAGATCAGCTTATGCTCTAGGTGGGTTGGGGTCCGGGTTCGCTAATAACGACCaggaattgaaacaattatcCTCTCAATCATTATCCCTATCACCTCAAATCTTGGTCGAAAGATCCATGAAAGGTTGGAAGGAAGTGGAATACGAAGTCGTTAGAGATAGAGTCGGAAATTGTATCACCGTGTGTAACATGGAAAATTTCGATCCATTGGGGGTACATACAGGTGATTCCATCGTCTTTGCGCCATCTCAAACTTTATCCGATGAAGAATACCACATGTTAAGATCCGCCGCTATCAAGATCATCAGACATTTGGGTGTCATTGGGGAATGTAACGTCCAATACGCTTTGCAACCAGATGGGTTGGACTACTGTGTCATCGAAGTCAACGCCCGTTTGTCTCGTTCTTCTGCTTTGGCTTCCAAGGCTACCGGTTACCCATTAGCTTATACTGCCGCCAAGATCGCTTTGGGGTACACATTACCTGAATTACCAAACCCAATTACAAAAACTACAGTGGCTAATTTTGAACCTTCTTTGGATTACATCGTCGCTAAGATCCCTAAATGGGACTTATCCAAATTCCAATACGTGGATAGATCCATTGGTTCCTCCATGAAATCAGTAGGGGAAGTTATGGCCATTGGTAGAAATTACGAAGAGGCATTCCAAAAGGCATTGAGACAAGTGGACCCATCTGTATTGGGGTTCCAAGGATCAGATGAATTTGGTGATAAATTAGATGACGCTTTGGCCGTACCAACTGATAGAAGAGTCCTTGCTATTGGTCAAGCTTTGATTCATGAAAATTACACAGTCGATAGAGTACATGATTTGACTAAGATTGACAAGTGGttccttttcaaatgtATGAATTTGGTTAACATGTACAAGGAATTGGAAGCAGTCAATTCATTAGACTCCCTAGAGAAGGATCTATTACAGAGAGCTAAGAAATTGGGGTTCTCTGATAAGCAAATCGCTGTTTCCATTAGTAAGAATGCCTGCACCAATGTTGGTGAATTGGAAGTTAGAAAATTGAGAAAATCATTCGGTATTGTCCCATTCGTCAAGAGAATCGATACTTTAGCCGCTGAATTCCCTGCAACGACAAACTATCTTTACATTACTTATAACGCAACTAAGAATGATGTGGAATTCGATGACCATGGTATGCTGGTCCTTGGTTCAGGTGTTTACCGTATTGGGTCCTCTGTAGAATTCGATTGGTGTGCCGTTAACACTGCCAAGACTCTAAGAGATGAAGGTAAGAAGACAATTATGATCAATTATAATCCAGAAACAGTCTCTACAGATTTCGATGAAGTGGATAGATTATATTTCGAAGAGTTATCATACGAAAGAGTCATGGATATCTACGAATTGGAACAATCTGAAGGTTGTATCATCTCTGTCGGTGGTCAATTACCACAAAATATCGCCCTTCCATTATACGAAAATGGTTGTAAAATTTTAGGTACCTCTCCAGTGGATATTGATAGAGCCGAAGATAGACACAAATTCTCTTCCATCTTGGATTCCATTAATGTGGGTCAACCTGCATGGAGTGAATTGACTTCTGTTGATGAAGCTAAGGTATTTGCTGATAAGGTTGGATACCCAGTATTAATTCGTCCCTCATACGTTCTTTCTGGTGCTGCCATGAGTGTGGTCAATAacgaagatgaattgaaattgaaactaaCTTTGGCTTCTGATGTCTCTCCAGATCATCCAGTGGTTATGTccaaattcattgaaggcgctcaagaaattgatgtCGATGCAGTGGCATATAATGGGAAAGTGTTGATTCATGCTATCTCTGAACATGTGGAAAATGCAGGTGTTCATTCTGGTGATGCCTCTTTAATCTTACCACCACAAAATCTTTCTGATAAAGTGAAGGCCaatttgaaggaaattgcTGACAAGGTTGCTGATGCATGGCACATTACAGGTCCATTCAATATGcaaattattaaagaaggTGATAAACCTTTGAAGGTTATTGAATGTAACATTAGGGCTTCCAGATCTTTCCCATTTGTCTCTAAGGTTTTGGGTAAGAATTTCATTGAAGTTGCTGTAAGGGCTTTCCTTGGTGGTGATAAGGTTCCAGAACCAGTTGATTTGATGTTGGGTAAGAACTACAACTATGTTGCCATTAAAGTTCCACAATTTTCATTTACCAGATTAGCTGGTGCCGATCCATTCTTAGGTGTAGAAATGGCTTCCACTGGGGAAGTTGCTTCATTTGGTAAGGATATACTAGAGAGCTACTGGACTGCCATGCAAAGTACAATGAATTTCCATGTTCCTTTACCTGGAAGTGGTGTTCTACTTGGTGGTGATTTGTCAAAGGAATATTTGGGTCAAGTTGCCTCTATACTGGCACCATTGGGATACCATCTATACACAACTAACGAAACTACAcagaaatatattcaagatCATGTTGGGGCTAACTCTCCTGTTAATATCATTGAGTTTCCAAGAAACGATAAGAGGAAGTTACGTGAACTATTCCAAAAATACGATATTAAATCAGTGTTTAACTTGGCTTCCAAGAGAGCTGAGAATACAGAAAATTTGGATTACATCATGAGAAGAAATGCCATTGATTTCGCTATCCCATTATTCAATGAACCACAAACTGCTTTATTGTTCGCTAAGGCTCTAAGTGCAAAGGTGGCAGAAAAGGTTAACGCTTTAGCATCTGATAAAGTTATTGTTCCAAGCGAGGTTCGTACTTGGGAAGAATTTGTTGGTTTCAGAGCTGATTAA
- the RSM7 gene encoding mitochondrial 37S ribosomal protein uS7m (ancestral locus Anc_7.486): protein MLNIARTSLTKRALSRLPLPAVTLTKSASPCLIRFQGTIIPQQPSSEPLTDEQVDEWLTAIHDLKEQFQQQGFDPETSLASPGQPRVNFAHEQQKQATFKPTEEQILQWETLKDVPIPAKFDPILKHVTNMIMRDGKREKAERILSRALYLVHCQTRSDPIKILKDNLDQLSPLMITKTFKTGVAKASMIPVPLNERQRHRIAWKWITEGANQRVSKDFAVRLGEELIAISKGQSSAFDKRDQIHKTAIAHRAYIKLK from the coding sequence ATGCTCAACATAGCAAGAACATCTCTCACTAAACGAGCCTTGTCTCGTCTTCCCTTACCAGCAGTAACGCTCACAAAATCTGCCTCCCCTTGTCTAATAAGGTTTCAAGGCACTATAATACCACAACAACCCTCGTCGGAACCTCTAACAGATGAACAAGTAGATGAATGGCTCACGGCAATTCACgatttgaaagaacaaTTCCAACAACAGGGGTTCGACCCAGAGACATCATTGGCTTCTCCAGGCCAACCAAGAGTCAATTTTGCTCACGAACAACAAAAGCAGGCTACTTTCAAACCCACAGAGGAACAAATCCTTCAATGGGAAACTTTAAAAGACGTTCCAATTCCAGCTAAGTTTGACCCGATTTTGAAACATGTCACTAATATGATTATGAGGGACGGTAAGAGGGAAAAGGCGGAAAGAATCCTGTCCAGAGCCCTATATTTGGTCCACTGTCAGACACGATCAGATCCAATCAAGATATTAAAGGACAATTTGGACCAACTGTCACCATTGATGATTACTAAGACTTTCAAGACAGGTGTTGCCAAAGCTTCCATGATTCCTGTGCCTTTGAATGAAAGACAAAGACATAGAATCGCTTGGAAATGGATAACGGAAGGTGCTAATCAAAGAGTCTCCAAAGATTTTGCAGTTAGATTGGGGGAAGAATTAATAGCTATATCGAAGGGACAAAGTTCCGCATTTGATAAAAGAGATCAAATTCATAAGACTGCCATTGCTCATAGAGCatatattaaattaaaGTGA
- the NCAS0H00470 gene encoding uncharacterized protein (ancestral locus Anc_7.483), with protein sequence MTITGPTWLASWRNTLRRALNANIKNTPGYCLASIGIDFVSGMKKVHHYDSVFVVTDRLIKMAKFIPTKKTLDASECADLLINHIICNHGIPEEIVSDRDKLFTGKIWDRLRQRLRIQLKFTTSYNPASNGQTERTNDTMRKIIASYTNDHADDLPMYCAVAAFAYNNMYQGSIKTTPFFANYGFHPRLPGFTNRILQHHNNNEEEHTDSTLQSDLDYHLQALQNIMISIQTNMADAQDRQSIDFNKHHRPVDIKVGDRVLIHKDAYNNQTYTKFHHLRTNKRTVSIVESTHSTFDVSSCSTKESMPLMCLQNLTNTSYISSSLLFVPLQTAPVKFAVLMPKFGTPVFCP encoded by the coding sequence ATGACTATTACTGGCCCAACATGGTTAGCATCGTGGCGGAATACGCTAAGACGTGCCCTCAATGCCAACATAAAAAACACTCCAGGTTATTGCCTCGCCTCCATCGGCATCGATTTTGTTAGCGGTATGAAGAAAGTACATCACTATGATTCGGTATTCGTGGTAACGGACCGACTCATCAAAATGGCAAAGTTCAtaccaacaaagaaaacTTTGGATGCAAGCGAATGCGCGGATCTACTAATCAACCACATCATTTGTAACCATGGCATTCCGGAGGAAATAGTTTCTGACCGTGATAAGTTGTTTACAGGCAAAATATGGGACCGTCTCAGACAAAGACTTCGAATCCAACTCAAATTCACCACCTCATACAACCCAGCGTCCAATGGCCAAACGGAGAGGACCAACGACACCATGCGAAAAATTATTGCTAGTTACACTAACGACCACGCCGACGACTTACCAATGTACTGTGCAGTGGCCGCATTTGCTTACAATAACATGTACCAGGGTAGCATTAAGACCACTCCATTTTTCGCTAACTACGGCTTCCACCCACGGTTACCAGGCTTTACAAACAGAATCCTCCAacaccacaacaacaacgaaGAGGAACACACAGACAGCACACTCCAATCGGACCTTGATTACCACCTACAAGCGTTACAGAACATCATGATATCCATCCAAACCAACATGGCAGATGCCCAAGATCGTCAATCTATCGACTTTAACAAGCACCATCGCCCTGTTGATATTAAGGTGGGAGATCGAGTTCTCATACACAAAGATGCGTACAACAACCAGACGTACACGAAGTTCCATCACCTCAGGACAAATAAACGTACCGTCTCAATCGTCGAATCAACACATTCCACGTTCGACGTCTCAAGTTGCTCTACGAAAGAGTCAATGCCCCTAATGTGCCTCCAGAATCTTACCAACACAAGTTACATCTCATCGAGTCTGTTGTTCGTACCTTTGCAAACCGCACCTGTGAAGTTCGCTGTTCTAATGCCAAAATTTGGGACACCAGTATTTTGCCCATAG
- the NCAS0H00420 gene encoding uncharacterized protein (ancestral locus Anc_7.492): MGLRYTSYIEPPRTYRKYLKYDSVGSTPYSSSMNVGLDTTNSRSLTPVVRYSDGAFNLVRFPPSSSSSSSHRRARLRRKKSFITYGCKNCRTHISSSNRILSKDYRGVTGDAYLMDEVVNIVEGPMQERPMVTGHYLVADIYCHWCRNLIGWKYLKSERKEQAYKEGKFIIEVATVCVCD; the protein is encoded by the coding sequence ATGGGACTACGTTACACTTCCTATATAGAACCTCCAAGGACCTACAGAAAATACCTCAAATATGACTCTGTCGGCTCCACCCCATACTCTTCCAGTATGAACGTGGGCCTGGACACTACCAACTCCAGGTCTCTGACCCCCGTAGTACGGTACAGCGATGGAGCATTCAATCTGGTACGGTTCCCTCCCTCGTCGTCATCCTCCTCGTCGCATCGCAGGGCCCGGTTGAGAAGGAAGAAGTCCTTCATCACGTACGGATGCAAGAATTGTAGAACTCACATTTCGTCTTCCAATCGAATATTGTCCAAGGATTACAGAGGTGTCACGGGAGATGCGTATTTGATGGATGAGGTCGTTAATATAGTGGAGGGTCCCATGCAAGAGAGACCCATGGTTACGGGTCATTATTTAGTGGCGGATATTTACTGCCATTGGTGTAGAAATTTGATCGGATGGaagtatttgaaaagtGAGAGGAAAGAACAGGCTTATAAGGAGGGAAagtttattattgaagtGGCTACTGTGTGCGTTTGCGATTAG
- the NNF1 gene encoding MIND complex subunit NNF1 (ancestral locus Anc_7.489) — translation MTKAQKIRYIRLNQVFNKALNQSISNLSKWDKISSCFPEYASHQEGATNLMNCQTQVIEFWKELCKREFEEIVKERNVKAKLDELDDLILESQERLNELNHEKGKNEVNVNDELNINIDDLTPEQLINCNLFSQRKQATKDLNERLARLNDINNNLANELTDLQNSIGKEYDEIRVLYDEHLGKPANQTPDATLVQGLNDMLVELQES, via the coding sequence ATGACGAAGGCACAAAAGATACGGTACATCCGTCTAAATCAAGTGTTCAATAAAGCCTTAAATCAATCCATCTCCAACTTAAGTAAATGGGATAAGATAAGTTCATGCTTCCCGGAATATGCAAGCCACCAAGAAGGTGCTACCAATCTAATGAATTGTCAAACACAAGTTATTGAGTTTTGGAAAGAACTTTGTAAAAGAgagtttgaagaaattgttaaaGAACGAAATGTCAAAGCAAAACTGGATGAACTGGATGATTTGATCTTGGAATCTCAGGAAAgattaaatgaattaaacCATGAGAAGGGGAAGAACGAAGTCAATGTGAATGATGAACtgaatataaatatagATGATCTCACTCCTGAACAGCTTATAAATTGTAATTTGTTCAGTCAAAGGAAACAAGCTACCAAGGATTTGAATGAGCGACTGGCAAGGCTGAAtgatataaataataactTAGCAAATGAGTTAACTGATCTCCAAAattcaattggaaaagaatatgatgaaataAGGGTCCTCTATGATGAACATTTAGGGAAACCAGCCAATCAAACTCCTGATGCAACGTTAGTTCAAGGTTTAAATGATATGCTAGTGGAGCTACAAGAGAGCTAG
- the YMR1 gene encoding phosphatidylinositol-3-phosphatase YMR1 (ancestral locus Anc_7.491), protein MEYIKVTKVENVILHKRGVSVIGTLHLTTHHLIFSSKYLPREFWLAYPLINGVFMNKGSPLLHSEMKSLQDNNIVQKWYSRRDLCSLINIKIISKDYTIISLDFINFDDATAVFDSLLRLNSLDDITQLYAFIYSPTISEREHDNWGIYSISREFKRQGLNLHDEGPWRISNINKDYKFAPTYPDKLIVPMTISDAILTHAGNYRSQNRISILTYYYKGTGTSLTRSAQPMPGITKQRSIQDERLISEIFKCSSTSGKKNLIVDARPMANAIGQVALGGGTENMDNYNFNGSTKRMFLGIDNIHVMSDIMNQFIDSVLVEGDLDLSIDTVQLMKSSKWLQVIKLLLSCTDKLTKSMLFNKSNILIHCSDGWDRTAQVCSLIEICLDPYFRTMEGFMVLIEKDWVSMGHKFLERCGHLSSEKIFHDNTIGIIEKRKLKQRSKYLYNDIDDLETNDTSTTIDDFNILNSDFLKNTFNVGISKNNNKNLKFVSPVFQQFLDCVYQLLLQNPTRFEFNERFLRRLVYHLYACQYGTFLCNNEKERNDYHIKEKTRPVWDYFLSRRMEFTNPIYKKENEEDECIEDWILPDLQKIKWWWQLYGRSDEEMNESMNQDLNKSTTATTFLQDDTITVKDSVKNIGLKIQSFGIDLFSKK, encoded by the coding sequence atggaatataTCAAAGTGACAAAAGTGGAGAACGTGATCTTACACAAGAGAGGTGTCTCAGTTATTGGTACGTTGCATTTAACTACACATCATCTAATATTCTCCTCCAAGTACCTTCCGAGAGAGTTTTGGCTTGCTTACCCATTAATTAATGGCGTATTCATGAATAAGGGGAGCCCTTTACTTCATTCAGAGATGAAATCATTACAAGATAACAATATCGTACAGAAATGGTATTCACGTAGAGATTTATgttctttaattaatataAAGATTATCTCTAAAGATTACACGATAATATCTCtcgatttcattaatttcgATGATGCTACGGCTGtttttgattcattattaagaCTCAATTCATTAGATGATATAACACAATTGTACGCATTTATTTACTCACCTACGATCAGTGAAAGGGAGCATGATAATTGGGGGATATATTCCATATCAAGGGAATTTAAAAGACAAGGTTTGAACCTACATGATGAGGGACCTTGGAGAATATCCAATATCAACAAAGATTACAAATTTGCACCCACATACCCTGATAAGTTAATTGTGCCGATGACAATTTCAGATGCCATTTTGACTCATGCAGGGAATTATAGATCTCAAAATAGAATATCAATCCTAACATACTATTATAAGGGAACAGGAACCAGTTTAACCAGGTCTGCTCAACCAATGCCCGGAATCACAAAGCAAAGATCCATACAGGATGAACGGTTAATCTCGGAGATATTCAAATGTAGTAGCACTTCGGGCAAGAAAAATCTAATTGTGGATGCAAGACCAATGGCTAATGCAATCGGTCAAGTGGCTCTTGGTGGTGGTACTGAAAATATGGATAATTATAATTTTAATGGATCTACAAAGAGAATGTTCCTTGGCATTGATAACATTCACGTCATGTCTGATATAATGAACCAATTTATTGATAGTGTTCTAGTGGAAGGTGATTTAGATTTATCCATTGACACCGtacaattgatgaaatcaTCTAAATGGCTACAAGTAATCAAACTATTATTATCGTGTACCGATAAATTGACAAAATCAATGTTATTCAACAAATCGAATATCCTTATTCATTGCTCCGATGGATGGGATAGAACTGCTCAGGTATGTTCATTGATTGAAATTTGTCTAGATCCATACTTTAGAACCATGGAAGGTTTTATGgtattaattgaaaaggattGGGTTTCTATGGGTCATAAATTTTTAGAAAGATGTGGTCATTTGAGTTCTGAAAAGATCTTCCATGATAATACTATTGGAATAATAGAAAagaggaaattgaaacaaaggTCAAAGTATCTATATAATGACATTGACGATCTAGAAACTAATGATACTTCCACTACgattgatgattttaacattttaaattcagattttttgaagaataccTTTAATGTTGGAATTTCTAAGAATAACAATAAGAATTTAAAGTTTGTCTCTCCCGTTTTCCAACAATTTTTGGATTGTGTATACCAGCTATTATTGCAAAATCCTACCCGGTTTGAATTCAATGAACGGTTCCTACGAAGACTTGTTTATCATTTGTATGCATGTCAATATGGAACATTTCtttgtaataatgaaaaggaaagaaaCGATTATCATATCAAGGAAAAGACACGACCTGTTTGGGATTATTTTTTATCACGTCGGATGGAATTTACAAATCCTATTTATAAGAAGGAGAACGAGGAAGATGAGTGCATTGAAGATTGGATCTTACCTGACTTGCAAAAGATCAAATGGTGGTGGCAGTTGTATGGTAGAAGTGATGAAGAGATGAATGAATCCATGAATCAAGACTTGAATAAATCCACTACAGCGACTACTTTCTTACAAGATGATACAATAACGGTAAAGGATTCAGTTAAAAACATTGGATTAAAGATACAATCATTTGGAATCGATTTATTCAGtaagaaatga
- the PXP2 gene encoding Pxp2p (ancestral locus Anc_7.490): protein MNSILNAQRLLQLYQFHPKLKDIWYLVAAASFSVCNEPQEIPKLYHYALALSNQNAQKYRVTLAHKTMDLIYTNNEQEQRSKLINEIYSNPTALQKTLTEKFRDTLLKSGPLAGLPKAINGLSNLKEVTPTVLLPRTPMIDPWEAAMGREEPCPATMRESINSYEDRSLIIQRGLRHWNSIYNKVSTRVVNNLNSSYPDLWYYTLVHVYGPLLSFTGALTAQETSLVVIASLVPQDVNPQLRGHLKGALNIGCDFETIEAVRRLSILVSQWSGVQWKDGIVQLTLKKKQSV, encoded by the coding sequence ATGAACAGTATATTAAATGCGCAAAGACTTTTGCAATTGTACCAGTTCCACCCgaaattaaaagatatATGGTACTTAGTCGCAGCTGCATCGTTTAGTGTCTGTAACGAACCACAAGAAATCCCAAAATTGTATCATTATGCACTAGCTCTAAGTAACCAGAATGCTCAGAAATATAGAGTTACTTTGGCTCATAAGACTATGGATCTAATATATACCAACAATGAGCAAGAACAAAGAtccaaattaataaatgaaatatattccaaCCCTACAGCATTACAAAAGACTTTAACTGAGAAGTTCAGAGACACTTTATTAAAATCGGGACCCCTAGCTGGATTACCAAAAGCCATTAATGGGCTAAGTAATCTAAAAGAGGTGACGCCGACTGTCTTATTACCGAGGACGCCGATGATTGACCCATGGGAAGCTGCCATGGGAAGGGAAGAACCATGTCCTGCAACGATGAGAGAATCTATAAATTCCTATGAGGATAGAAGTTTGATTATTCAACGAGGACTGAGACATTGGAATTCCATTTATAATAAAGTCTCCACTAGAGTGGTAAATAATCTTAATTCATCATACCCTGATCTTTGGTATTATACGTTGGTTCATGTGTATGGACCCCTGTTGTCCTTCACTGGAGCATTGACTGCACAGGAGACAAGTTTGGTTGTCATAGCTTCTTTGGTACCGCAAGACGTTAATCCACAGTTGAGAGGTCATTTGAAAGGTGCGTTGAACATTGGTTGCGATTTTGAAACTATCGAAGCTGTTAGGCGATTATCTATCTTAGTTTCACAATGGAGTGGAGTACAATGGAAGGATGGTATCGTTCAGTTaactttaaagaaaaagcaATCCGTTTGA